One window from the genome of Saprospiraceae bacterium encodes:
- a CDS encoding T9SS type A sorting domain-containing protein — protein sequence MFANDIKGSETIIGVWDGYYFMGQLNTDFHQMSLGTDGKIYVSCRSSTNLGHVINNPNEKGSNCNFQLRGLEIPAYMFGNFPKLPNFKLGALIGSTCDTIITSVKNESALHDNHVLVYPSETSSYISVKSINGKINSKIRIKLIDISGRILFSNEYENLNNEIHIPLFEYVEGLYLIDIKDNNGNHWLKKFIKL from the coding sequence TTGTTTGCTAACGATATTAAAGGAAGCGAAACAATAATTGGGGTTTGGGATGGTTATTATTTTATGGGGCAATTAAATACTGATTTTCATCAAATGTCTCTTGGAACTGACGGAAAAATATATGTGTCCTGTCGATCTAGTACTAATTTAGGGCATGTTATCAATAATCCAAATGAGAAAGGAAGCAATTGTAACTTTCAATTACGAGGATTAGAAATTCCCGCATATATGTTCGGCAATTTTCCAAAATTACCAAATTTTAAGTTAGGAGCCTTAATTGGTAGTACATGCGATACTATTATAACTTCTGTAAAAAACGAATCTGCTTTGCATGATAACCATGTGCTAGTTTACCCTAGTGAGACCTCATCGTATATTAGTGTTAAAAGTATTAATGGCAAAATCAATTCCAAAATTAGAATAAAGTTAATTGATATATCTGGGAGAATACTTTTTTCAAATGAGTATGAGAACTTAAATAATGAAATACATATTCCTTTGTTTGAGTATGTAGAAGGTTTGTATTTAATTGACATTAAAGATAATAATGGCAACCATTGGTTAAAGAAATTTATTAAATTATAA
- a CDS encoding response regulator transcription factor, whose amino-acid sequence MSTQTKSNKIKVGVVDDHELFRTGLITHLSIYNELDIVINVENGNDLLYAMNNQPVDLILMDINLPNKNGIDITKTLKESNHDIKIIMLTGHELPSYVTNSIDAKANGYLLKSSKASEIHQAILTVINGENYYSEQVKNIIASDVIRKHQIEVFGNNNLPSFSQTEMELLEFIRDGKTSEEIGKIIHKSKRSVDEYRSKLMKKTNTNNAYELIYYCIANKIFDKN is encoded by the coding sequence ATGAGTACCCAAACAAAATCTAATAAAATAAAAGTTGGCGTGGTGGATGACCATGAGTTATTTCGTACTGGCCTAATAACTCATCTTAGTATTTACAATGAATTGGATATTGTTATAAACGTAGAAAATGGCAATGATTTGCTTTATGCCATGAATAATCAGCCAGTTGATTTAATACTCATGGATATAAATTTACCCAATAAAAATGGGATTGATATCACTAAGACACTAAAAGAATCAAATCATGATATTAAAATTATCATGTTGACTGGGCATGAACTACCAAGTTACGTTACCAATTCGATTGATGCTAAAGCCAACGGCTATCTTTTGAAGTCCTCAAAAGCCAGTGAAATACATCAAGCCATACTAACTGTTATTAATGGTGAAAATTATTATAGTGAACAGGTAAAAAATATCATTGCATCGGATGTAATAAGAAAGCATCAAATCGAGGTTTTCGGAAACAACAATCTCCCTTCATTTAGTCAAACCGAGATGGAATTATTGGAGTTTATTAGAGATGGTAAGACTTCTGAAGAAATTGGGAAGATTATCCATAAAAGCAAAAGATCTGTAGATGAGTATCGATCGAAATTGATGAAAAAGACGAATACGAACAATGCTTACGAATTAATCTATTATTGCATTGCAAATAAAATTTTTGATAAGAATTAA
- a CDS encoding T9SS type A sorting domain-containing protein, producing MHIGNYKSQATIYTDVGAICDEDGNIKAIATNCNVMNSFLDTITNSTLLHNRKLDYCKISGDWRFSQSSIILPYQRKKFWLIYMDAEIIDFTIDSLKAPLIGTLYQSIIDFSSDPNGILTNIGVKISNDTVTCSGLTACKMIDNEGWWLIAPIDGKPCYNIYSCTKDRIDLYNSQCIGSSFFNEFDFFGQASFSPDKNYYARFNLRNGLHLFSFDAKNGKLNDPVNIHPPINEDNYYGGLCFSPNSRFLYLFCDKSIFQYDLQSQDINNSAVLIDTLNLPIGREYTANFNHGLIAPDGRIYISGIGNHKYLHVINDPDCKGLECNLTQLAIKLPSINSWGIPNYPYFNDWKNIANCQPNRAFKTESNENISLKFTDDGILYQNNNGDSYRLNIFDMSSRPVLNTFLNIIKGKIEINDLPVGVYIITIIGKNRHSVIKYFKA from the coding sequence GTGCATATTGGAAATTATAAAAGCCAAGCAACAATTTATACTGATGTTGGTGCAATATGCGATGAAGATGGGAATATAAAAGCAATCGCAACTAATTGTAATGTCATGAACTCATTCTTAGATACAATTACTAATTCTACACTTTTGCACAATCGGAAGCTAGATTATTGCAAAATTAGCGGAGATTGGCGCTTTTCGCAATCAAGTATAATACTCCCTTATCAAAGAAAGAAATTCTGGCTAATATACATGGATGCAGAAATTATTGATTTTACTATAGATAGTCTCAAAGCACCCTTAATTGGTACTCTTTATCAATCTATTATTGATTTTTCATCTGATCCTAACGGAATTCTTACAAATATTGGAGTAAAAATTTCTAATGATACCGTTACATGTTCCGGCCTGACAGCGTGTAAAATGATTGACAATGAAGGCTGGTGGCTAATAGCTCCAATAGATGGGAAGCCATGTTATAATATTTATTCCTGTACAAAGGACAGAATTGATTTGTACAATTCTCAATGCATTGGAAGTAGTTTTTTTAATGAATTTGATTTTTTTGGCCAAGCCAGCTTTAGTCCTGATAAAAATTACTATGCTAGATTTAATTTAAGAAATGGACTACATCTATTCAGTTTCGATGCTAAAAATGGCAAATTGAATGATCCAGTTAACATTCACCCACCAATAAATGAAGATAATTATTATGGCGGTTTGTGCTTCTCTCCAAATTCTCGATTCCTATACTTATTTTGCGATAAATCTATATTTCAATATGATTTACAAAGTCAAGATATTAACAATTCTGCCGTTTTAATTGATACTTTAAATTTGCCTATTGGAAGGGAATATACTGCTAATTTTAATCATGGACTTATTGCCCCAGATGGGAGAATTTATATATCAGGCATAGGAAACCATAAGTATCTTCATGTTATTAATGATCCGGATTGTAAAGGATTGGAATGCAATTTAACACAACTGGCCATCAAATTACCCTCAATAAACTCTTGGGGTATCCCAAACTACCCATATTTTAATGACTGGAAAAATATTGCAAATTGCCAGCCGAATAGAGCATTTAAAACTGAAAGCAATGAAAATATTTCATTAAAATTTACAGATGACGGGATTCTTTATCAGAATAATAATGGTGATTCTTACAGATTAAATATTTTTGATATGAGCAGTAGACCAGTGCTAAATACTTTTTTAAATATTATTAAAGGAAAAATAGAGATAAATGATTTACCAGTTGGTGTTTATATTATAACTATAATTGGAAAAAACAGGCATTCTGTAATTAAATATTTTAAAGCATGA
- a CDS encoding T9SS type A sorting domain-containing protein codes for MLFNISPENDIVNNTCYANRNGVFFSGNCGGAGGAFIGYNHFNSSINEGSLYNNNAITGIQHHDKYNSWSPVVSTRKAWHQNIGLAALCQLAFPLGAQSPSLHFPNCYPPSLIFPEYLPAGLEQACSMGTGKDDYLQHHSNPYNTGETYNNLLSISGVFDEMSVPLITSTKQSIYELILANPTWTNVFSNLASVYSSNQNNFVGLSSVLRKQFADFEQTLLAQSQALSALYAQYDILGLQLESLNQQLQIETDPIIIQSLLTQMDAIELQMESIIQSINNQQLSNQQINLGILNALQTLNDNLPVVNSEEINEKKINTIILKIWMNEAILLADFNDLRSIAQMCYAYGGRAVFDAQNLCMTLLSEYYTQDDCTNGFANENPKLRSNSVFKVIVNPNPVSEELYVTISSNTKSENKILFELTNNLGVTLSPEFEKLSENEFKLKLSKIPNGLYYLSVKRGDNKETFKIIVNH; via the coding sequence ATGTTATTTAATATTTCACCAGAGAATGATATTGTAAATAATACTTGCTACGCCAATAGAAATGGTGTATTTTTTTCTGGGAATTGTGGTGGAGCAGGAGGCGCATTCATTGGTTATAACCACTTTAATAGTAGTATCAATGAAGGATCATTATATAATAATAATGCCATAACTGGAATTCAGCATCATGATAAGTATAATTCATGGTCTCCGGTTGTGAGTACTAGAAAAGCTTGGCATCAAAATATAGGATTAGCTGCACTTTGTCAATTAGCTTTTCCACTTGGAGCTCAATCTCCATCATTACATTTTCCAAACTGCTATCCTCCGAGCTTAATATTTCCTGAATATTTACCAGCAGGCCTTGAGCAAGCTTGTTCCATGGGTACTGGCAAAGATGATTACCTTCAGCATCATTCTAATCCATATAATACTGGAGAAACCTATAATAATTTGCTGAGTATTAGTGGTGTTTTTGATGAGATGTCAGTTCCATTAATTACTAGCACCAAGCAATCCATTTATGAGTTAATTCTTGCAAATCCAACATGGACCAATGTCTTTAGCAATTTGGCCAGTGTTTACTCTTCTAATCAGAACAATTTTGTTGGATTGAGTTCAGTATTAAGAAAACAATTTGCAGATTTTGAACAAACATTATTAGCTCAAAGTCAAGCATTAAGTGCTTTATATGCTCAATATGATATCTTGGGTTTACAATTGGAAAGTTTAAATCAACAACTTCAAATTGAAACAGATCCAATTATCATTCAAAGCTTACTCACTCAAATGGATGCGATTGAACTCCAAATGGAGAGTATCATCCAAAGCATTAATAACCAGCAATTGTCAAATCAACAAATTAATCTTGGTATTTTAAATGCTCTACAAACTTTAAATGACAATTTACCAGTTGTGAACTCAGAAGAAATAAACGAGAAGAAAATTAATACTATTATTCTAAAAATATGGATGAATGAAGCTATTTTACTGGCAGACTTTAACGACTTGAGATCAATAGCACAAATGTGTTATGCATATGGAGGAAGAGCGGTATTTGATGCACAAAATCTTTGCATGACATTGCTGAGTGAGTATTACACGCAAGACGATTGCACCAATGGTTTTGCAAATGAAAATCCTAAGTTAAGGTCCAATTCGGTATTTAAAGTGATTGTAAATCCAAATCCAGTATCAGAAGAATTATATGTAACTATTTCTAGCAATACCAAATCAGAAAATAAAATACTATTTGAGCTTACAAATAACCTGGGTGTGACTTTAAGCCCAGAGTTTGAAAAACTTAGTGAGAATGAGTTTAAGCTGAAACTTAGTAAGATTCCAAACGGTCTTTATTATTTATCAGTCAAGCGAGGTGATAATAAAGAAACATTCAAGATTATTGTTAATCATTAA
- a CDS encoding T9SS type A sorting domain-containing protein, giving the protein MRGVIRIFGIILSLFAASAQAQKINFDWAKSFGGDDFEASRFMKVDTQGNVYLSGETSSTYFKVDGKYLFNNSINNVTKAYLFKYSNSGELLWSKLLFNDIGVEVLGLDIDIDQNIILTGFYYGSFLNVDSLKLKRTDIFNSNIFIIKLTPTGSIINHKICSALSTITSFGGLTHDSKNHYYLAGATDGNMFDQNSDTIFKRDRKDGNILLLMKMDSQLNIQWIKSFGGKGDQIFDVFCDQEDNLIVYGCYRFRTLSIDSLMVNNYTNHYGPGPGYGDHELFISKLDLSGKALWLKTISGAKVEFPSYNDITLDNEGNIYLGGIFQSDTLFINENVKLIRTKNALDYFDLFYAKFDKNGDCKWAKKIINGNDLIDDMSIHLLKNGNLIITGNYDSTAFKTGPVILPNNGHGDCFVLLSNNEGEILSGTSFGGEGLEWDQQIASYDTSIYIFAGFTSKELKIRDEVLVDETSIGDGLFIKLHIDSLTSLIEFKPASQNIMVYPNPVQDVLHFQYPKNESNLRYIIYDMYGRSVNSGTLYRSTRVINVELIKAGVYFLYVLGEQGRSYNCKFVKM; this is encoded by the coding sequence ATGAGAGGGGTTATTCGCATTTTTGGAATTATATTATCTCTTTTTGCTGCATCAGCACAAGCTCAAAAAATTAATTTTGATTGGGCCAAATCATTTGGCGGAGATGATTTTGAAGCCTCAAGATTCATGAAAGTAGATACACAAGGTAATGTATATTTATCTGGAGAAACATCTTCCACTTACTTCAAAGTTGATGGAAAATATCTATTCAATAATTCAATCAATAATGTTACAAAAGCTTATTTATTCAAATATTCTAACAGTGGTGAATTGTTGTGGTCAAAGCTCTTATTTAATGATATTGGAGTGGAAGTATTAGGATTAGACATTGACATTGACCAAAACATAATACTTACAGGATTTTATTATGGAAGCTTTCTTAATGTTGATTCCTTAAAATTAAAAAGAACTGATATTTTTAATAGTAATATATTCATAATTAAATTAACTCCAACAGGAAGTATAATAAATCACAAAATTTGTAGTGCATTATCCACTATAACATCTTTTGGTGGCCTAACACATGATAGTAAGAATCATTATTACTTAGCTGGAGCAACAGATGGAAACATGTTCGATCAAAATAGTGACACTATATTTAAAAGAGATCGAAAGGATGGAAATATCCTTTTATTAATGAAAATGGATAGCCAATTAAATATCCAATGGATTAAGTCTTTTGGTGGTAAAGGTGATCAAATATTTGATGTATTTTGCGATCAGGAAGATAATTTAATTGTATATGGTTGTTATCGTTTCAGAACACTATCTATTGATTCATTGATGGTAAATAATTATACAAATCATTATGGCCCCGGTCCCGGATATGGAGATCATGAATTATTTATTTCTAAATTAGATTTAAGTGGTAAAGCTCTATGGTTAAAAACTATTAGTGGCGCAAAAGTAGAGTTTCCATCATATAATGACATTACCCTTGATAATGAAGGTAATATTTATCTAGGGGGTATATTCCAAAGTGATACATTGTTTATTAATGAAAATGTTAAACTAATAAGAACGAAAAATGCATTAGACTACTTTGATTTGTTTTATGCGAAATTTGACAAAAATGGAGATTGTAAATGGGCAAAAAAAATCATCAATGGGAATGATCTTATCGATGACATGTCAATTCATTTATTGAAAAATGGAAATCTAATAATTACTGGCAATTATGATAGCACTGCATTTAAAACAGGACCGGTTATTTTACCGAATAATGGCCATGGCGATTGTTTCGTACTATTATCAAATAATGAAGGGGAAATACTTAGTGGCACATCATTTGGAGGAGAAGGCCTGGAGTGGGATCAACAGATTGCTTCTTACGATACCAGTATATATATTTTTGCAGGTTTTACAAGTAAGGAATTAAAAATTAGAGATGAAGTATTGGTTGATGAAACTTCAATTGGAGATGGATTGTTTATCAAACTACATATAGACTCTCTAACTTCTCTAATTGAATTTAAACCTGCAAGTCAAAATATTATGGTGTATCCAAATCCTGTTCAAGATGTTTTACATTTTCAATATCCTAAAAATGAATCAAATTTAAGATATATCATATATGACATGTATGGTCGTTCTGTAAATAGTGGAACCTTATATAGGTCGACAAGAGTAATTAATGTAGAATTAATAAAAGCTGGAGTTTATTTCCTATATGTGTTAGGTGAACAAGGTAGAAGCTATAATTGTAAATTTGTAAAAATGTAA
- a CDS encoding outer membrane beta-barrel protein: MDKLLVGLVVYFLASYNSVFAQVNLSVSVGVNYSNFDLSLFPHVSQNEKDLYHYTFAFGFPFSNLGIGIEYSLNSISLYSGLKLSDRASSDYSTGFPPHYDHLVYTYTFLELPAVVAWKIKKMNLELGIGININHRLGSNYVNQNDETKLWGMDLRAMIKYNINEIFYINFTYTQGNIDKAIYAYENVYMFNVFSLNVGYNFWRIKLRNTPSI; this comes from the coding sequence ATGGATAAATTATTGGTAGGATTAGTAGTTTATTTTCTTGCAAGTTATAATTCTGTGTTTGCACAAGTTAATTTGTCAGTATCTGTGGGAGTAAATTATTCAAATTTTGATCTTAGTTTATTTCCACATGTTTCTCAAAATGAAAAAGATCTGTATCATTATACTTTTGCATTTGGATTTCCTTTTTCTAATCTTGGCATTGGAATAGAGTACAGTTTAAATAGTATTTCGCTTTACTCAGGTTTAAAATTGTCTGACAGAGCTTCGAGTGACTATTCAACTGGTTTTCCTCCACACTATGATCATTTGGTTTATACTTACACTTTCCTGGAGTTGCCGGCCGTAGTTGCATGGAAAATTAAGAAAATGAATTTAGAATTAGGTATTGGTATTAATATTAATCATAGACTCGGCTCAAATTATGTTAACCAAAATGATGAAACCAAACTTTGGGGAATGGACCTAAGAGCAATGATAAAGTATAATATTAATGAAATATTTTATATTAATTTTACATATACACAGGGTAATATTGATAAAGCTATATATGCTTACGAAAATGTATATATGTTTAATGTATTTAGCTTAAATGTTGGCTATAATTTTTGGAGGATTAAATTGAGAAATACACCATCAATTTAG
- a CDS encoding T9SS type A sorting domain-containing protein — protein sequence MKKLLCLLAVIISFSMPCLATIYINNQTLGSTSAPTTYTSETINVTGYLRLVGTITFNSCTFIMNTFSEIIMTEPAAIVGPPPSGLTTYVNNIATFSGCTLDRAGSSGTWRGINVAYYSFLYFQSNSVLQNALIGINCAYGSYPSITQCTIAYCQNGLNIPNLDTRFNTHPNALTSWRAFYGNLITNCSLNGFKISNVKQNINIGKSSQAENNFTYCPTGLNILNSNVTITLSNFSNNNTGVNVTSSTGNKVSYKCEINGSGSSNNTFSQNTDNDIYATGDYQRLIVKNCRFYLPNEYGIKIEDLNNGFFNIDNNEFTYTNKTQGVPIAVLKSKDLTDDPTSRYYPTTIKNNKFKFDYANVYLILLSQVSSISSTSIQVKYNTVRAVNNTDACAHLNCNFHLIACDRIWVGYNNLKLTGNGLYGLHHQSGMNVAFQTNDVISTAPTTRRGIALDNANSDAVCNNTIENEQGAIEIQSECRPLELSSNILKMEASASGYSTGNPKGLNFLGKIPTQTHRANQWVGANFLWEVFYGSTLKNDDELLNRIISRVDNYGTSLKYWPSATKVNRTGFIINRDGSLNGCGQPNETGDPNKYLSDTSNRTSLTKGELWDNDFYFFDYYSKNLDSLVENDQIDLYDSLSNSNFVDFYNLENSILHFYDLDTTVFNVLATLQAAYDTFSFQLDTLAYSVMQGDTMLMYDNTQINHLVDTSSEIEDSIDFIIHRIDSLRSVKLDSLFSDYNNLSYNNSYDSLYKKLYYVLLKRLNNDTLTTTEYDFLYDLSRECPDEYGIITNKANANLNLEDQLEDLLDNCPSPIILKSSNLEDEHTSILYPNPVSNEFTIITDHSIDKCYISDIYGKNIMSIEDLQTEDNKTHIKINELNLAAGAYFLHIAFLDRMEVKKLIIKN from the coding sequence ATGAAAAAACTGTTATGCTTATTAGCTGTAATAATCAGCTTTTCGATGCCTTGTCTTGCCACTATTTATATAAATAATCAAACACTGGGCAGCACTTCCGCTCCAACAACTTATACTAGCGAAACAATAAATGTAACAGGATATCTTAGACTGGTTGGGACAATTACATTTAATAGTTGCACATTTATTATGAATACGTTTTCGGAGATCATAATGACAGAGCCAGCGGCAATAGTTGGACCTCCGCCAAGCGGGCTTACAACCTATGTGAATAATATTGCAACATTTTCAGGTTGCACTTTAGATAGAGCTGGTTCTTCAGGAACTTGGAGGGGAATTAATGTGGCTTATTACAGTTTTTTATATTTTCAAAGCAACTCAGTTCTTCAAAATGCATTAATTGGAATAAATTGCGCATATGGATCTTATCCTTCAATTACACAGTGTACAATTGCATATTGCCAAAATGGGCTTAATATACCAAATCTGGATACCAGGTTTAATACGCATCCAAACGCGCTAACAAGTTGGAGAGCTTTTTATGGTAATTTAATTACTAATTGTTCACTCAATGGCTTTAAGATCTCTAATGTTAAACAAAATATTAATATTGGAAAATCTTCGCAAGCTGAGAATAACTTCACGTATTGTCCAACGGGATTAAATATTTTGAATTCAAATGTTACTATAACTTTAAGTAATTTTTCAAACAACAATACTGGTGTCAATGTTACGTCTTCCACAGGCAATAAAGTATCTTATAAGTGTGAAATTAATGGATCAGGTTCAAGTAATAATACTTTTAGCCAAAATACTGATAATGATATTTATGCAACGGGTGATTATCAACGATTGATTGTTAAAAACTGCAGATTTTACTTGCCGAATGAATATGGAATTAAAATTGAAGATTTAAACAATGGTTTTTTTAACATTGATAACAATGAGTTTACTTACACAAACAAAACTCAAGGAGTTCCCATCGCGGTTCTAAAGTCTAAAGATTTGACGGATGACCCGACAAGTAGGTATTATCCGACTACTATTAAAAATAACAAATTCAAATTTGATTATGCAAATGTATATTTAATTCTCTTATCCCAAGTATCGAGTATTTCGAGTACTAGTATACAAGTTAAATATAATACTGTCCGTGCGGTTAATAATACTGATGCCTGTGCTCATTTAAACTGTAATTTTCACCTCATAGCATGTGATCGTATTTGGGTAGGCTATAATAATCTTAAGTTGACTGGAAATGGACTGTACGGTTTGCACCATCAAAGCGGTATGAATGTGGCTTTCCAAACCAACGATGTTATATCAACAGCTCCAACCACAAGAAGAGGAATCGCATTGGATAATGCAAATTCAGATGCTGTTTGTAATAATACAATAGAAAACGAACAAGGCGCTATTGAAATTCAAAGTGAATGCCGACCTCTTGAACTTAGCAGTAACATTCTAAAAATGGAAGCTTCCGCTAGTGGTTATTCAACAGGTAATCCAAAAGGGTTAAATTTTCTTGGAAAAATTCCAACTCAAACCCATAGAGCAAATCAATGGGTTGGAGCTAATTTTTTATGGGAAGTGTTTTATGGATCTACTTTAAAGAATGATGATGAATTGTTAAATAGAATTATTTCAAGGGTAGACAATTACGGTACAAGCTTAAAATACTGGCCTTCAGCTACAAAAGTAAATAGAACAGGCTTTATCATAAATAGGGACGGTTCACTTAATGGATGTGGGCAACCAAATGAAACAGGAGACCCTAATAAATATCTATCGGATACGAGCAATCGAACGAGTTTAACTAAAGGTGAATTATGGGATAATGATTTTTATTTCTTTGATTATTATTCTAAAAATTTGGACTCCTTAGTTGAAAATGATCAAATTGATCTCTACGATTCTCTGAGTAATTCTAATTTTGTGGATTTCTACAACTTAGAAAATTCAATTTTACACTTTTATGATTTAGATACTACGGTATTCAATGTATTAGCTACTTTACAAGCCGCTTATGATACATTTTCCTTTCAATTAGATACTCTTGCATATTCCGTCATGCAAGGTGATACTATGCTTATGTATGATAATACTCAGATTAATCACTTAGTAGATACTTCAAGTGAAATAGAGGATTCAATAGATTTCATCATTCATAGAATTGATTCATTGAGATCAGTAAAATTGGATTCATTATTTAGTGATTATAACAATTTATCTTACAACAATTCCTACGATAGCTTATATAAAAAATTATATTATGTTCTCCTTAAAAGATTAAATAATGATACATTGACAACCACTGAATATGATTTTCTTTACGATCTTTCAAGAGAATGTCCTGATGAGTATGGGATAATCACAAATAAGGCAAATGCAAATTTAAATCTAGAGGATCAATTAGAAGATTTATTAGATAATTGTCCGAGTCCAATAATTTTAAAATCTTCTAATTTAGAAGACGAACACACTTCAATACTATATCCAAACCCTGTTTCAAATGAATTTACAATCATAACAGATCATTCCATAGATAAATGTTATATCTCAGATATTTATGGTAAAAATATTATGAGTATTGAAGATCTTCAAACAGAAGATAATAAGACACACATCAAAATTAATGAGTTAAACTTAGCTGCAGGTGCATATTTCTTGCATATTGCCTTCTTAGATAGAATGGAAGTAAAAAAATTAATAATTAAGAATTGA
- the tnpB gene encoding IS66 family insertion sequence element accessory protein TnpB — protein sequence MIPFTSGHRYFIYTGITDFRKGYDGLFGMIRTIMQCNPLNGDLYIFTNKRHNQLRMMVYDTGGLVLLCKRLEKGTFEIIKSESSSIKMNISWTQLMCIMQGIKLKSIRYRKRHNIVENKLVNNFVN from the coding sequence TTGATTCCGTTTACTAGTGGCCACCGGTATTTCATATACACCGGGATCACTGATTTTCGAAAAGGTTATGATGGACTGTTTGGAATGATAAGAACAATTATGCAATGCAATCCATTGAATGGAGATTTATACATATTCACAAACAAACGACACAATCAATTGCGAATGATGGTTTATGATACAGGTGGTTTAGTATTATTGTGCAAGCGATTAGAAAAAGGTACTTTCGAAATTATTAAATCTGAATCCAGTAGCATTAAAATGAATATCAGCTGGACTCAACTAATGTGCATCATGCAAGGCATTAAATTAAAAAGTATTCGATACAGAAAACGGCACAATATTGTTGAAAATAAATTGGTAAATAATTTTGTAAATTAG